The DNA region CCTCCTGTAACGTTCTCCAATGCTGTCTTCAGTAGATATCTAAACAGCCCAAACTGTGATGTACCAAATAGTCAACGGAGCTCAGTTGTCATCCCAAGAGTCTCTCCCAGACATACAAATGAGAGCTCTTTCCGTTTCTACATCCGAAAGCTGTTGGCGATTGCTTCTAGGATACAATGGTCCTAGACTGATGATCCTAGTTGATGAAAGAGCATAGATACTTACCTTCCGATCCACTTTTCTGAACACCGGCCTGTTGTTGGTCGAACTGTCGAGTAGACGAAGGCCATTTATCCTTGCAAGACTTCGTTGGCAGGTGTTCTGCGCCCAGGGACCCTGTTTAGCCAAGGACCAAAATACCACTCTCCCATCTCGAGGCCAAGTGGACTTGGGCGATGGACGTACCTCAAGGTGATGTGAACGCCAGCCAATTCTTCTATAAAGACAGCAGTCCAATCTCTCAAAACACTCTTCTCTTCATCCCTCAGATCATCACATCCATCTATCCTCATCCATCTTCACAGCCCAACTCCAAACCACACCATCGCCTCAATCCCAGGTCAACACCTCAGGTTCGTCTTAGCCCATTCCCACACCTCAGCCCCCAGCTCGCTTTCTTCTAACCACTGCTCTCATCCACAGCCGTCAAAATGATGTTCAAGCCCTCCACCGTTCTCTACGCccttctcggcctcgccACCTTTGGCAACGCCGCTGCCGTCCCTGCCGAGGACACCACCGCTGCCGCCCCCCTCGAGAAGCGCGTCTGGCTCAGCAACTTTGACATGCAGGCTCTCTGCAGGCAGCAAGTCCACAACGCCGCGTCTGCCATTCGCAAGGGCAACAAGTGCCAGGATTGGAGGTGCATCTACAACAACGTGGAATATCATGCCAACATGGCACTGTACTGCTCCGACAAACACGGTACTCAGGCGTATGCTGCCTGCGGTGGTGGCACCGTCTGGGATTGGCAGTGCCACGATCGCAACTAAGCGCGCGGCCTGGTCTTGAACTGACGGTTGCTCAACAATCAGCGGGTTGGTTGGAACAGTTGGAAAGGGATGTTGCGGGGTTTCAAGTGTTTCGGTTCGACAGATGTTTGTTTTGCTGGGAGATATCAGTGTTTCTTCTATTTGTGATATATCATAGGGAGATTTGTACTTAGCTTCTGGTGCAGATGGAACTGATTTATCTGTCTTGTTTATTGTGCCTGGCTGTCTTTCTGTTCTTGAATTGTCGATGTTTTTTTGGTAACTTCCTCATCGGTGGGGTCTGATGATGATTGCACCTACCTTGTGGGTATCTGTCTCTTACATTGCTTTTAATCCTTCAGGTCCAGTTATTTAGGCAGCAGCTCTACTTCCCCTCTTTCCAATCAGCTTTCACCTCATTTGACACACAACAATCGCAGCATCTTATCCAGTGTACCTCAATACAGCAATTCAATATGGAGGTGTATTATGGAATCAACACTGAAAACAGGGATAATACTATCTGGTCAACCGAAAGACTATATCTTCGTCTCTTAGAAACCTTCCCCGAATTTGTCCATGACTTCCAAGCGAAGTGGAACGACTGGCATCAAGCTATCTCGGCTGACGAGTTCGTATCCATCCCTAGCATCCATTCTA from Podospora pseudopauciseta strain CBS 411.78 chromosome 6, whole genome shotgun sequence includes:
- a CDS encoding hypothetical protein (EggNog:ENOG503PYGZ) — its product is MMFKPSTVLYALLGLATFGNAAAVPAEDTTAAAPLEKRVWLSNFDMQALCRQQVHNAASAIRKGNKCQDWRCIYNNVEYHANMALYCSDKHGTQAYAACGGGTVWDWQCHDRN